In the Uranotaenia lowii strain MFRU-FL chromosome 1, ASM2978415v1, whole genome shotgun sequence genome, CGATTAACGTGGCCTGGAACGCTGGATCGTTAGCGGCCTACAGTGGAGTCAATCCGAACTACCGAATCTACTGGGTTGGAAAGCAGGGATTTGTGAGTATAGCCGTGTtccaaaaaaagcaattttgatGATCAGTAtcttttttgtaggaaatcaatGAACACGAGACGTATTACCACGACCTTCGACAGACGAATGCCGATTTTAGGAAAGGTCCTCAGTGGAAGTTGGAATACCGCATGAAATCCTATTACAGTCTTCGGGATCTGACCCCGAAGTCTTTGGGTGCTCTGATCCAAAATATGGCTACCAATACGACCTTACAGAACAATTTTCGTCGATTGAGTGCACGCTCAGCTCGACCTCTGATAGATGAACCTTGTGATCGTGATTGTCTTAGAGAAAGAATCTGTGGATTGGTGCTAATGAGTTCTGGAGATGACTCAAAGTGTGGTTCAATTCTAACCCTGTAGTTTCTTATGAGTATCGTGAAAATTGAAGATCCATGCTGCATTTAAATATGTAGTTGTTCAAGGAGCTGTCCCAAATAAATACAGCAACACAGATAGTTTGTATCCTACACTCGTTTATTCCTCCCAAAATGTTTCACGCAACCGCTCGCACTGGAAATCATCACCCAACTCGTTGACCACAACCTGGCACAGATGGTTCAACAAACAGTCATCGTCGCAGCCTTCCTCCAGCGATGGGTCGCCCATTTTGACCTTGAACTGCCAGTACCGTCGCAGATCTTCCCGACCCTCTGGGGTTCCCATCCGCCTGACAACCTGGTCGACGGACGCTGGACTAAGATTGCGAATTCCAAATTCTTCCGCGAACGAGTATAGTTTGGTCCAAACGGGCGGACGATCCGGGTACAGATTAGCCTCGGTCAGGTTGTAGTAATACGAATCGTAGTCCGTCACTTGCTGCATTGGGAGAAGTTATAATACTTTGAGTTCTATTTCTGCATGAACTTCATGACCTTAAAACCTTGAATACTCACATATGTTTCCGGATCAACGTAGTACACAACGTAGTTAGGGTTGACGAAGCTGAAGGTCGTTGTACTTCCACCGTTCCATGCAACGTTGATAGCTAGATCAGGGTTCTCCCTCGAGTAGAATACGTTGAACTCATCACGATGCGTGTGACCGTTGAACTGTCCACTGATGGTGTCGTAAAACCGTTCCACGATTCTTCGGAACTCCCGCTGACATGTTTGGAACATAGACCCAGAAGAACTGTACGGAATGTGTGCCAAAATGTGAACCTTCTCACCATTCCTTTCCGCCTGCAGCAGAACATCGTGCAACCACTGCATCTGACGAGACAGATACTCCGGCCTCCACAAGATCCACCAGTTGAACGTGTAGCAATCCTGATTGTTCAAGCCGATGATTCGGAAGCCTGGTTTAACCAAAACCGTGTAGAAACCTCCCATCGTAATCGTGGTTTGTGTCGAACGAGGAAGCCAATTGGCCCAAACATCGGCAGAATACCGGTACAGCCAATCCATCGAGAACTCCAGCTGCCGAACTTCACTTGGAGCAAATACATTCGTAGGGTGAGCTTCATGATTACCCAAAATGTTGAACACCGGTGTATCCGGGAATACTTCCAGCAGTTTCATGTAAACTCGATTCATCGTCCTTATGTTATGAGCGAATGAGGTCTCCCAAATGCCGTGATCAATGATATCCCCGGTATGATAAACATAATCCGCATCCCCATGGTGTTCGGCCACGTGATCGATCACATCTTCAACCACCCTCCACGGAGAGTCACAATCCCTGTAGTCGCCCCAGTGGCCAGCCCGTTCGCTTTCATCCTCCGGTATTCCCTGATCGTTACGGCAGCAAGCAGGGCGGTTGCAAACGGCGTTGTAACCCGTTTCGTACTTCGGATCGTAGTGCAAATCGGTGATGTGCACGATCTTGATGCTGTTCGGTCCCCGGACGTGGTCGAAGTCTTTGGATTCCTGTAACAGAGAAAGAAAGCAATCATTGCACGAATAAATTTGAGGACTTCTTGAACATTTTATGGCtaatttctaacattttaacgaaaatttgagATGAATTCGATGACAATTTTCAACTCACCTGAATAGGCTCATCCCGAGGATCAATTTGCAGTTCCCAATCTACGAAGCTCTGATCGGACAGAATGCAGGCACTGGACTGAAACACCACCGCACAGACGCTATCCGCCTGCAGCTCCGGTGAGTTATCGAAAATGTACAGGAAGAAGTCGATGTTGATATCGATGGCCCCGAAACATACGTCCTGCTCCTGAACCTGCAGAGTGGTGCACAACTCGTACACGGTTCCAAAGAGATCTTCCCGGGTGGCTCCATCCCGGCGCATGTCGATCAACTGAGAAACGACCGATCGGCACAGGGTACAGAAGAAGGTTTCCCGCTGGATTGGCAGGTTTTCTAGTTCCTCGCGGCGATCCTGCTCGGTGAACTTCCACGCATCGAGCATCTGGTTGAAGCGATCGGTTTTTACGCCCGTTTGCTTCCAGATGAGGAATTCCCTCCGGAATTCTTTCTCCACGCGTTCTTGAAATgggaaaaatatttcctttaaTACGGGAAATCCCTTCGAGTGGATTGTTTTGTAACATCCGTCTTTGTTTTCTGGATTCAGTTCCAACTGCTTCAAGGCACTTGAAAGTGAAATGACACTCGAGATAATTTCAAAGAAGGTaggtatttaatttttaatacccATAGATTTCGTACGTTAAAAGTTTATTGTATCTCTAATTCAATAGTTTAAACTGTCGATGATAGATAGTTTTCGGGAGcgtctgtcatttttttttttcaa is a window encoding:
- the LOC129738406 gene encoding sphingomyelin phosphodiesterase-like; amino-acid sequence: MSSVLVLVLVLGLSFEYGLGYQVKPHGYNETILQMQAQYERVEKEFRREFLIWKQTGVKTDRFNQMLDAWKFTEQDRREELENLPIQRETFFCTLCRSVVSQLIDMRRDGATREDLFGTVYELCTTLQVQEQDVCFGAIDINIDFFLYIFDNSPELQADSVCAVVFQSSACILSDQSFVDWELQIDPRDEPIQESKDFDHVRGPNSIKIVHITDLHYDPKYETGYNAVCNRPACCRNDQGIPEDESERAGHWGDYRDCDSPWRVVEDVIDHVAEHHGDADYVYHTGDIIDHGIWETSFAHNIRTMNRVYMKLLEVFPDTPVFNILGNHEAHPTNVFAPSEVRQLEFSMDWLYRYSADVWANWLPRSTQTTITMGGFYTVLVKPGFRIIGLNNQDCYTFNWWILWRPEYLSRQMQWLHDVLLQAERNGEKVHILAHIPYSSSGSMFQTCQREFRRIVERFYDTISGQFNGHTHRDEFNVFYSRENPDLAINVAWNGGSTTTFSFVNPNYVVYYVDPETYQVTDYDSYYYNLTEANLYPDRPPVWTKLYSFAEEFGIRNLSPASVDQVVRRMGTPEGREDLRRYWQFKVKMGDPSLEEGCDDDCLLNHLCQVVVNELGDDFQCERLRETFWEE